One region of Mangifera indica cultivar Alphonso chromosome 3, CATAS_Mindica_2.1, whole genome shotgun sequence genomic DNA includes:
- the LOC123212226 gene encoding 9-cis-epoxycarotenoid dioxygenase NCED6, chloroplastic — MQSSSLHLFTSPPTKPNHLKFTCKILTNPSKLTFPLKLPQSPLPTPHPPLYSSPTDSPEPIFSPTKQAFPLHFNPIQKLAALALDKIEDSVIGYFGKAKTLPKRVDPTVQISGNFAPVQECPVQHRLKVVGQIPSCLHGVYVRNGANPMFELSGGHHLFDGDGMIHAVTLGFGNQASYSCRYTRTSRLEQEVQWGRPIFPKPIGELHGHLGLARLALFMARAGAGLVDGSCGMGVANAGLVYFNGRLLAMSEDDLPYQVNIKSNGDLETIGRFNFDGQLDCPMIAHPKVDPVTGDLHALSYNVVKKPYLKYLRFDNESGKKSRDVDISLDQPTMIHDFAITENCAVIPDHQVVFKLSEMIWGGSPVIYDKTKTSRFGILSKNDLTESGIRWIDVPDCFCFHLWNAWEETSRNGDEIIFIIGSCMNPPDSVFNDYKEPVRSELSEIRLNLTRGESTRRLIVSGMNLEAGQVNKQQLGKKTRFVYLAIAEPWPKCSGIAKVDLETGEVTKLMYGSSRFGGEPYFLAERKNGSEGDGYIMSFVRDERRETSELVIVKASSMKMVSSVRLPSRVPYGFHGTFVTENELNGQVI, encoded by the coding sequence ATGCAATCCTCGTCTCTTCATCTCTTCACCTCCCCaccaaccaaaccaaaccacCTTAAATTCACCTGCAAAATCCTTACCAATCCTTCCAAATTAACCTTTCCCTTAAAGCTACCACAGTCACCGCTGCCAACGCCACACCCACCGCTTTATTCGTCTCCTACTGATTCTCCAGAGCCTATTTTCAGCCCCACCAAACAAGCTTTCCCACTTCACTTTAACCCAATTCAAAAGCTAGCGGCCTTGGCTTTAGACAAAATTGAAGATTCAGTGATTGGATACTTTGGCAAAGCCAAAACGTTGCCAAAAAGGGTCGACCCCACGGTTCAGATATCGGGTAATTTTGCTCCGGTTCAGGAGTGCCCGGTTCAGCATCGGCTCAAAGTTGTCGGCCAGATTCCATCTTGCTTACATGGCGTCTATGTTCGAAATGGCGCCAATCCTATGTTTGAGCTCTCAGGTGGACACCATTTATTTGACGGCGATGGTATGATTCACGCCGTTACTTTAGGATTTGGAAATCAAGCCAGTTACAGCTGTAGGTACACGCGCACAAGCCGGCTCGAGCAAGAAGTCCAATGGGGTAGACCGATATTTCCCAAGCCGATTGGTGAGCTGCATGGTCACTTGGGTTTGGCTCGGCTGGCTTTGTTTATGGCTCGTGCTGGAGCCGGCTTGGTGGATGGGTCATGTGGTATGGGTGTGGCGAATGCGGGGCTGGTTTACTTCAACGGTAGATTGTTAGCCATGTCGGAAGATGATCTTCCTTACCAAGTTAATATCAAATCCAACGGTGATCTTGAAACAATCGGACGGTTCAATTTTGATGGTCAGCTTGATTGTCCCATGATTGCACACCCTAAAGTGGACCCCGTCACAGGTGATTTGCATGCACTTAGTTACAATGTTGTGAAGAAACCGTACTTGAAGTACCTGAGGTTTGATAATGAGTCAGGAAAGAAGTCACGTGATGTGGACATTTCCCTCGATCAACCAACCATGATTCATGACTTCGCTATTACAGAAAATTGTGCCGTTATCCCGGATCATCAAGTGGTATTCAAGTTATCCGAAATGATCTGGGGCGGGTCACCCGTTATTTATGACAAAACCAAGACCTCCCGGTTCGGAATTCTGTCAAAAAATGACCTCACTGAATCGGGTATTCGATGGATCGACGTACCGGATTGTTTTTGTTTCCATTTATGGAATGCATGGGAGGAAACTTCTAGAAATGGtgatgagattatttttattatcggGTCATGCATGAACCCGCCTGACTCCGTTTTCAACGATTACAAAGAGCCAGTTCGGAGTGAATTATCGGAGATACGATTGAACTTAACAAGAGGAGAGTCAACCCGGCGGCTTATAGTGTCGGGTATGAATTTGGAAGCGGGTCAGGTAAACAAGCAGCAATTGGGTAAAAAGACCCGGTTTGTTTACCTGGCAATAGCGGAACCATGGCCGAAGTGTAGTGGCATAGCGAAGGTTGATTTAGAGACTGGTGAAGTGACAAAGTTGATGTACGGGTCAAGTCGGTTTGGTGGTGAACCATATTTTTTAGCAGAAAGGAAAAACGGAAGTGAAGGAGACGGGTATATAATGAGCTTTGTGAGAGACGAGAGAAGAGAAACATCTGAGTTGGTGATAGTGAAAGCATCAAGCATGAAGATGGTGAGTTCAGTGAGGTTGCCTAGTAGAGTTCCTTATGGGTTTCATGGCACTTTTGTTactgaaaatgaattaaatgGACAGGTCATATGA